In Edaphobacter paludis, a single window of DNA contains:
- a CDS encoding carboxypeptidase-like regulatory domain-containing protein, which translates to MQRTIDGKVVDKSDAPLKGAVVYLKDDHTLSVMSKITDAQGEYRFGQLSQNTDYELWAESNGKKSKTKNISSFESRNAFHFNLKVD; encoded by the coding sequence AAGGTCGTCGATAAGTCGGATGCTCCCCTGAAGGGCGCCGTGGTCTATCTGAAGGATGACCACACGCTCTCGGTCATGAGCAAGATTACAGACGCTCAGGGCGAGTATCGCTTCGGCCAGCTCTCGCAAAATACAGATTACGAACTGTGGGCCGAGAGCAATGGAAAGAAGAGTAAAACCAAAAACATCAGCTCCTTCGAGAGCAGAAATGCCTTTCACTTCAATCTGAAAGTGGACTGA